The following are from one region of the Nostoc cf. commune SO-36 genome:
- a CDS encoding alpha/beta fold hydrolase, whose amino-acid sequence MTTYRTVAINGLDIFYREAGSRDRPTLLLLHGFPTSSQMFRNLIPALADQFHLIAPDYSGFGYSSMPTVDEFDYTFDSLAEVMADFIAAIGLKRYSLYLMDYGAPIGYRLATQYPERVESLIVQNGNAYEEGLGDFWKPMRAFWQNKTPENSDRVRQALASKGTKWYYITGARNPENLSPDTWTLDQALLDRPGNMDIQLALKYDYQFNVRLYPQWQAYLRQYQPPTLIVWGKNDQGFLVEGAYAYKRDLKNLEFHLFDTGHFALEEDGDAIANHIAQFLTSRLPPTLT is encoded by the coding sequence ATGACCACTTATCGCACAGTAGCAATCAATGGTTTAGATATCTTCTACCGTGAAGCTGGTTCTCGCGATCGTCCGACGCTTCTGCTATTGCACGGCTTTCCAACCTCGTCCCAGATGTTCCGCAATCTCATCCCGGCGTTGGCGGATCAATTCCATCTGATTGCACCTGATTATTCTGGTTTTGGCTATAGTTCTATGCCAACGGTGGATGAGTTTGATTATACCTTTGACAGCCTTGCCGAAGTGATGGCAGATTTCATCGCTGCGATCGGGTTGAAACGCTATAGCCTTTATTTAATGGATTATGGCGCTCCCATTGGCTATCGATTGGCAACGCAGTATCCAGAACGAGTAGAATCGCTGATTGTACAGAATGGCAATGCCTACGAGGAGGGACTCGGTGATTTCTGGAAGCCAATGCGCGCTTTTTGGCAGAATAAGACACCCGAAAATAGCGATCGCGTGCGACAGGCTCTAGCAAGCAAAGGCACGAAATGGTATTACATCACTGGAGCCAGGAATCCAGAAAACCTTAGTCCCGATACCTGGACTCTGGATCAAGCACTCCTCGATCGCCCTGGCAATATGGATATTCAACTGGCATTAAAATACGACTACCAGTTCAATGTGCGGTTATATCCACAGTGGCAAGCTTACTTGCGCCAATATCAACCACCCACGCTGATTGTATGGGGCAAAAATGACCAGGGCTTTTTAGTTGAGGGAGCTTATGCCTACAAACGCGACTTAAAAAATCTGGAGTTTCATTTGTTTGATACCGGACACTTTGCCCTGGAAGAAGATGGGGATGCGATCGCCAACCATATTGCTCAATTTCTCACGTCACGGCTGCCACCCACTCTTACTTAA